AATGAATTGTACGCAGGACTGTAGAGGGAATGGCCACAATGACCCGATCACAGCAGATCGTGAACACTTCGCCAGAATTTGTATATTGGATCGTTACCCCTTTATTACTATGTTCAATATGCGTCACAGCACATCCATAGCTGATATTAGAACCAATTGTAAGGGCAAGCTTTTTCGGCAATTGATCCATTCCACCTGCTATAGTTTGTGTATTTCTTCCGGAACTGGCCATTTTTAAGTCAAGCAGTCGCTGTAACGCAGATACTTTGCGAATACCATCACCTAACATCTGCATATATCCGATTTCAAACAACTTAATCGCACCCGAAGAAGCTCCTTGGCTTTTAAGATATTCTTCCATTGTCATAGAATCTAGCAGTACCGCTTGTTTTGTGGGCCAGCCCGGCAAAGAAGGATCTCCCGTCGCGTTAAGCCCCGGCTTAAGGTACTTTTCCAGCATTCCCGCATATCCTAAAGTCCTTTCCTCAGCTGTAAGTGAAACAGGCCACCAGGCAGGTTCAGCCGGAGAATCTATGATTAATCTCCCGTTGATATATGACAAACTTCCATTTGGGGCTGGTAAATTTATTAATTGGACTCCGGCTTGCTGGGCATAATGCAATGTGAGAAAATGATGCGCTCCAATGAACGCAGCCCCCATTTCGCAAAATAATCCGTCAGCAAATTGATCCCGCATTGTGTATATGCGACCACCCGGTTGACTATTTGCCTCTAATAAACGCACGTTATATCCTTGTTTCATAAGCTCCAAAGTGCATACCAAACCCGCCATCCCTGCCCCAATAACTACAATTCGCTCAGGAAAACGACCTATTAACATAAAATCCGATTCCTCCAAATATTACTTTTATATACATCATGTGTGCTTATAATCCTTTACTTTCTAGATACTTTGTATTATTCTATGCTGTCCGTTACCTCAATAAAACAATAGAGGAGCTGCCTGAAGCAAGCTCCCCCACTAAGCTGTCGCAACATTGCAGTGTTACCTCAAAAACAAACAAGCAAGACGCTGCAGCGCTTGCTTGTTTGTTTCTTTGAAACTATCTCTATCATATTGCAAATGTCATAGTAATAATAACCAATAAGATAAATAGAACCAATACTGCTGCTGAACTAGTACCAATCCCTGCTGCATATCCCATATTAGTCACTCCTTAAATTTGAAATTCATTCTTTTTTTTCAAAAGAAAAACGGGCTCCTTTGAAAGAAAAAGGGGGACTCCTCAATGGCCAACAAATCAAAAAGAACAAGTGGAGTAAAAGGGTTGAAGAATGGACTGAATGGTGTAAATGCACTTGTACTCAGGGGTTTGGCATTTGAACGAAGATAGATTTTGTCATGGGTGCTCTTATGCAAAATGCCTTCTAAGACTTGCCCTTGTTGTGTCATCACGTAAACATGTTTACCCGTGAGGGATTTTAGCCGATTTTTGTCAATGGACAATTTTATCACCCCTTAGTGTTGCATTCTCTTACAAAACTTGAGATGTGATATCAATTACCATACAAACGCACTAGTAATGATAACCAAAAGGATAAAAAGAACCAAGACAATAGCCGTACTTGTACCCACACCACCGCTATAACAGCCTCCTGCAGTATAACCCATTCTGATTAGCTCCCTTCTTTATCAGATAGTCTATTGTATTTTAATGGCATTAAAATGTATTGGACAAATGTAGGTTATCAAAAGCCTGTTTTGAGATTGGGATCAAACAGTACTAATAATCACCTAGTAGGAGGCTGTTCCTTTGAAAAATTTCTATCGTCTGCTTGTTTGAACATCGGTTTTGGTTACATTTGAATGCCAAAAATCCTCCAACTCCACGATTACTCTGGAGCTGAAGGATTTCTCTTTTTTATGTATGCAGCTGAGCCCTGAACTTTAGCTTTGCCTAACCGATCTGAGCCATATATACGCCCTCTAACTCGGTTGCAGCCTCTTTAATATCATATCCGGCTTGTTGGACCGCTCGAATCCTGATCTCTTCTGAAGCCCTGTCACTGCGAATCGCTTTCAATAACCACTGGGCCCATATGGCTGCGTCTTGCTCCAAACTCAAGAAAGCGAAAAAACCGGCCTTCAGATTAGCCTCATCTGGCAAAGCATCCGAAACCACACAAGGAACACCTGCCGCTTGCGCTTCAATTAATATCATCGGCAGACCATCTTCAAAAGAGGGCAGCGCGAGCACATCAATCTCCTGAAGGAGCTCGGCAATATCTTCCCGTATGCCAAGTAAATGAACGCGGTTCTGAATTCCCTTTTGCTCAAGAATCGCCTCAATTTGCGGACGCAAAGCCCCATCACCAATCAGAATCAGCCGCGCATTCGGGAGCCGGTACAGCAGTTCTTCAAAAACTTCGATCAGATATCGGTGATTCTTCACAGCACTAAAACGCCCAATATGGCCAACAATCGGCTCATCCAGCGGAATCTTCAGCTGCTCACGAAGCGAGACACACGTTGTTATTCGGTTGGTATAGAGACTAAGATCAATGCCATTGCGCAGCATTTTACCTCGTTTATCGTTCATCCATTGGAATCCAAATAGTGCTTGGCTAGCCGTCTGCGAGCTTCCAACCCAACTTGTAGCCAGACGTCGAATCATATTCTTCTTAAACCAACGGGACATCTTATTTTGTGAAATCGAAAAAGTAGCTTCCCTTAAGCTATGACTATGTGCAATGCGAATGGGAATGCCAAGAAATCTGGCGATCAATAAAGTAAATCCACTTGCATCCATATTATGACTATGTATCGCTTGAAAAGGTCCTTCTTGTTGAATAATCGCTTTCAAATCAAACAAATATCCGAACCGGCCTGCGTGATAGGGTTTCCCAAGATGAAAAATCCGTCCGCCCAAAGCGCGTATTTCTTCGTCATAATCGGAAGGATTCTGCGTATGGACCACAAAATCGAATTGAACCTTGGATCGGTCCATATTCCGATATACCTTCATAATAAAGCTTTGTGCACTATCCTGATTCATATGACTAATTTGATGCAATATCCTTAATGGGCGACTGCTCAAAGCCATTCCCCCTACTTGAGTTATGAATATGAACCAACAACATGTTAAAAACAATCCCCAGATATATATATAAATCAATAAATACTGGATATTTTTTTACTTAATATAGGTAAAATAGGGGGGATAAGTTAACAAAATGTCATAGAATGTAAACGCTATCTATTTAAAATTGTAGCATGAATTTCTTGCAATTCCTATACTTAGATTAAGATTAGATAAATATTTGATAAATATTTGATAAATATTTGTACACTTTCCACCTCATTTTAGGCAGCAAATAGAAGAATACCGAGAAATTTTCTGCATCAGCAGATTTTCTCGGTTTCTATGTGTCTCCATGCTATTATCTAGATGCCAGGATAACTCGGAGGATATGGCGGCTAGTAATGTGCGAGTGCCTATTTGGTGAATGGTTTGCGGAAAATGAGCTTGTTTCAAGTCTTCTTGCTACTTTTTTCCTTTCCAAACATCACTGAGACCTGCCCAAAAGACTAAAATCGTGGTGACCACAATAAAGCGAAAATCCCAGGCATTCGGAAAATCATTCACCTGAGTTCCAGATGCGCGGAGCACTAGCACGAACAGGAGAAGGACCAAATCAAAAAACATGCAGTAGGCCATGCGAGCTGATAGTTTGTATAGAGGAAGTTTGTCCAACATTTTGCCGAATCCTAGAATGTCTGACCATCTCGAAGTTTCTTTGGATTTATTCTGGGGGGATCTGTCCTCGGGCCGATCATTGATCGGCTTTTGTTCGCCTTGCATCCTTTTGGCCAACTCCTTGCAACGAATCATGGGCGTCCAGCCACATCAGAATGGCTGCAACGAAGCTTAAACCTGCTACGAATATTCCCCCCATATTGGACAGCAGCTTCATCTCCCATGTCATGATTAAAGCTAGAAAACTCACTAGAAATGCGAGGAATGAAGCTGTTTTTTTCATCGAGTTTCCTATCATAGTCTACTCCACCTCCTTATTCGCTGATGGTATAGGATATGAGAGATTGATAGATTTGGTGCAGACGAAGTATTGCTCATTTCATGCAAAAGAGGACTTAAGAGGCGTCCCTCTTAAGTCCCTTAACGCCATTATCTATTCAGCAAGCTGCCCACATAACGCAGTAATTCATTCGCACATACCGGGCAATAACCGTGCTCATCGATCAATTGCTTTGTTACATCATTAATTTTCTTCAACTGCTTTTCATCCGGTGTTTTGGAGGAGGTTGTAATTTTCACAATATCCTTCAAGTCCGCGAAAAGCTTCTTCTCAATGGCTTCGCGCAGTCGTTCGTGGCTGCTGTAGTCAAACTTCCGCCCCTTGCGGGAATACGAAGATATCCGGATCAGAATTTCTTCGCGGAATGCTTTCTTCGCATTTTCAGAAATGCCAATTTGTTCTTCGATTGAACGCATCAGTCGCTCATCCGGATCCATTTCCTCACCAGTCAGCGGGTCTTTGATTTTCCCCCAATTACAGTAAGCTTCGATATTATCGAGGTAGTTGTCAAAAATCGTTCTGGCTGATTCCTCGAAGGAATAGACGAAGGCTTTCTGCACTTCTTTCTTCGCAATATCATCATACTCTTTGCGCGCTACCGAAATGAAGTTCAGGTAACGTTCCCGCTCATCTTTGGTAATCGACGGATGCTGGTCTAAGCCATCTTTGAGCGCCCGCAGAACATCTAATGCGTTAATGCACTGAAGATCTTGCCGAATCAAAGCACTCGAAATCCGGTTAATGACATAACGCGGATCAATGCCGCTCATGCCTTCTTCCTGGAACTCATTTTGCATTTCTTTCAGATCGGCCTCTTTGTAGCCTTCGACGATCTCTCCGTCGTACATCCGCATTTTTTTGACCAAATCCATGCCTTGTTTCTTCGTTTCTTTCAATCGCGTAAGGATGGAGAAAATCGCTGCATCCCTTAACGCATGAGGAGCGATGTGAATGTGCGACATATCGCTTTGACTGATCAGCTTGGCATAGATTTTCTCTTCATCTGTGACCCTTAAATTATAAGGAATCGGCATGACGATCATCCGTGACTGCAGCGCCTCATTTTTCTTATTCGAAATAAATGACTTATATTCCGTTTCATTGGTATGGGCAATGATCAGTTCATCGGCGCTAATCAATGCGAACCTGCCTGCTTTAAAATTGCCCTCCTGGGTGAGCGACAGCAAGTTCCAGAGGAACTTTTCATCGCATTTCAACATTTCCTGAAACTCCATGATGCCCCTGTTAGCTTTATTCAGTTCGCCGTCGAAACGATAGGCACGCGGATCCGATTCAGACCCGAACTCAGTGATGGTAGAGAAATCAATGCTGCCTGTCAGATCAGCGATATCTTGCGATTTAGGATCAGAAGGACTGAATGTTCCAATCCCGACACGGCCTTCTTCTGAGATAAAGACACGTTCGACCAAGACGTCTTCAATGCAGCCGTTATACTCTGTTTTCAAACGCATCTGGCAGGACGGGCATAAGCTTCCCTCAATTTTCACCCCAAGCTCACGTTCGATTTCGGGACGAAGCTCCAGTGGAATGAGATGCAACGGTTCCTCGTGCATCGGACAGCCCTTAATCGCATAGACAGCCCCTAAGTCTGTTTTGGCAAATTGCTCTAGCCCCCGCTTCAACATGGTCACAATGGTTGATTTACCACCGCTTACAGGACCCATTAACAGCAATATACGCTTACGAACATCCAATCGACGGGCTGCGGAATGGAAATATTCTTCTACGAGCTTCTCAATCGCACGATCCAGACCGAAAATTTCTTGGTTGAAAAAGCTGTAGGATTTGTGCCCGGACTGGTCATTGATACCTTGCGATGCAATCATATCATAGACTCTGGAATGCGCGGTTCTGGCGAGCCCAGGATTTGTGCGAAGCAATTCTATGTACTCCGCGAACGTACCGGTCCAGCTCAATGAATCCTTCTCCGTACGATGCTCCGAAATTCTTTTGAATATGTCCATGGGTACCTCCTTTCACTGCTGCCTTTAAAATATAGGTCAGCTCGTGATGGTGAATTGTGTACTACAATCCTATGCACTCAAAGAACATAACTTGCCCGAAATTTTCAAGAGAATTGGATTTGGAAATAAACGGAAAGGATCGCAAGGATGTTCCCTCACGTCATTGAAGGCATCCTCATAATCATTTTGGTTCCCTGCTCTGGCCAGCTTTCTACCCTTAGTCCATAAGCCTCTCCATAGACCATTTGAATCCTGCGGTGTACGTTTAAAACACCGATCCCGCCTTTAACACCTGTCTCATCGATTTCACCATCTGCCAGCCGGTTGGCATTCAATTTCTTTTGTATCTGCCTGAGCTTCGCCTCTGGCATGCCTGCTCCATTATCCTCTACACTAATCCAAAATACCCCATCCTTGATGCCACCATCGATCCGGATTAAGTGATATTCTTCCAGGCCTTCCGGAAATGCATGCTGGAACACATTCTCAATCAGCGGCTGCAGGGTCAGACGCACCATGACATGAAGCAGAAATTCAGGCTTAATCGCAACATCGATCTCGAATTCCCGACCAATTCGATGCTTCAGTACGACCAGATAATACAGCACATGCTTTAATTCATTCGCCACCGTAATTTCTTCGAGATTCGTCTGGACGGAATATCTCAGCATATAAGCTAGAGCCTTAACAATTTCGGATATTTCCTCTGAATCCTGAATAGTCGCATAGCAAATAATCGTCTCCAAGGTGTTGTACATAAAGTGAGGATTGATTTGCAATTGAAGAGATTGGAACTCCGCCTTCTGACGCTCCATTCGTATTTCTGAATTGCTTAGCTCCACCTGTACCACGCGATCAACCGCTTCTGACAGGCGCTTAACCATCAAGTTGTAGCGCACAATCAACTCCACAATTTCATCACGGTGGGGAGGAAGGGGGATCGTGGCCCAATTCCCTTTCTCCGTTTCCCGCATGCCGGATTTGAGCACCTGAATTGGCTTGGCAATCGATTTCCCGAATCGATAAGCAAGTAAAATCGCCAATGCTAGTGTGAATATCCCGACGACCAACGTTGTTGATCGAATATTGGAAAGCGGTTTGCGCAATTCATGAAGCGGCATGGAGACGACGAGCTGCCAACCCGAATAATCGGATTTGCGGCTTAGATACATCCGTTGATCGCCCTCACTGGCGTCGATAAAGGCCCGGGAGTCGGCCTGTTTCAACTTCTCGACAAACGCCGCGGGAACATTCGATCCTACTTTCTTTCTATCAGGATGATACACATAGTTGCCATTATCATCAATGATGAACAGATAGCCATACTTCCCCAGGTCAATCCCTTTCCATAAGGCGGATAAATCGGCAGATCGCATCTCAATGGCAAGCAAGCCGCTTAATTCTGGAGAAGTGAATCCACGAATGCGGCGGACCATGGTCAACATTTGATTCTCTTGTCCAGCAATTATCGTATGGTTCAGAATGCTTAATTGCCCATCAGCGCTTGTATTCGCCAGAAAATAAGCCATTTGTTTCCGAATATCCTCCCCATTGAAGGATTGTTCGGTTACGCCATTGTAGTAATACACCGCATTTTGCTTATCGCTAATTAAATAGACGGAAGCTAGTTTGGGATTTCGTATAAATAAAGGATCCACACTAATTTCACGAATTGTATTGCGATAAGTATAGAAGTCATAAGCTTCCCGAGTAGAAGGAAGATCTATGAATTCCATAACCTGTCTATTGGTTAATATCGAAACAATCGAACGCTCATAATCTTTAAAATAGATATCTGTATGGTGAACCGCATTGCCAACAATTTGATTCATTTGATTTTCTACCATTTCCTCCAACTCGCCGGAGGTGATCATGTAGGAAAAAATGCCTACACTGCCTAACGATACGATAATAACAATCATAAAATAAACGAATACTTTCTTCGTAAAACCTCTAATCTTCATCTAATACCTAATCTGGCACGATATTCAGTCGGTGTAACGCCAACAATTTTTTTGAAGGTTTTGGTAAAATGAGGGTAGTCGTCATAACCCACATCCGCTGCTACGTCTACAATTCGTACATAAGGAATTGCCAGCATCTCTTGGGCCTTCGTCATCCGTTTATTGATTCGATACTGAACAAAGGTCTCATGGGTTATTTTTTTGAACAAGGAGCTGAAGTACGTCGGGGTTAATCCGACCATCGCCGCGACTTGATCCAACGTAATTTCTTTGGACAAATTGCTGTCGATAAAGGCTTTGGCCTCTTCCATCGGATCCTTGAAATGGCCGCTTCGGACGGCAAGCAGCCCTTTGATCATGTCATGAAGGCCCTTCTCGAAGGTATCAAGGGCTTCTTTCACACTATCGGCCTGCAAGTGAACCGGCACGGAATCAGGCGAGTAACTACGAGATTGAAGGCGTTTTACAAGAATGCCATTGCAATCGTCCAAGAGTTCTTTCAACTGAGCCAGCGAAACATTGACAGACAGGCAATAATCACGCCAGCGTAACATCAGACTATTAAGTTCCTCTATTTGCAAAGCCCATATTTGCTGTTCCATCTGATCGATCCACTCGATATAACGGGAAGGCGGTATATAGCTGCGTGCAGGCTTTTTAATTAATTGGTCCAGCATCTCATGGACATCCGATTTGGTGACTGGCTTGAGCAAATAATGTCGGACACCATAATTCACGCTCTTTTGAGCATATTCAAAGTCACTGTAGCCGGAAATCACAACGGTTTTAATATGAGGGAATTCCTCATAAATGATTTTGCATAGCTCCAGTCCGTCCATTTTGGGCATGCGAACATCCGTCAACACAAGATCAGGCTCTGAAGCTCGAATTAACCCCAAAGCAGCCTCGCCGTTCTCGGCCGTCTGGATTTTGGAGAAAGCCGGTGCGTATAATTCCGCCATTTTCAGCAACCCTCTGCGAATGACAGGTTCATCATCTACGATCAATACATGCATGTCCAGCCCCTCCTCACGCTTTTCAAAATGACTGATTCAACTATGATAACTCACGGCTATAGGTTCTACAACGGATAAATCAGATCGTTCACCTACTATAAGCTCTATATCATTTCCAAATGAGTTTGGGAGAAACGCCAAGTGATAGAATTGTAGAATGACCATTCTTCACTTTCTCCTGTCAGTTCTCCCGCATACTCGCCATCTGAATTTCGGGTAACCGTCAGCTTCCGCCAAGTGTATTTCCCTGCTTCATAATCGAAGGATTCCCCATCATCCTCGTACAATAGTCCCTCGCCAGGCTCCGATCCGAAATGGACAAGCTCTAGCGGAATCTGCGTTCCGGATGCTGGAACATGCGGCAAAGCAGGCATCATTGGGATGACAGATCCGCTTTTAACAAAAACAGGAATTCGCTCTAAACCAGCTTGAACGCGAATGATGCAGCCCCCGGTATAGCGCTCCCCGGTCTCCAACCCATACCAGATACCTGCTGGCAGCAGCACCTCTCGTTCATCTTCCCCTTCTACCAGCGGAGCTACCAACAGCGCTTCGCCGACCATATACTGGTCATCCCATTCTCTCACTTTCTTCTTGCCGTAAGCCGCGTCTGTCGTATTCAACTGTTGCTCCGCTTCGACAGCGTTCGCTTCGGCTTCAGCAATCTCAGAAGGAGAGATCACGAACGGCATGGCCTGGAAAGGAGGAATGCCTAGTTCACGATATCTGGCGAAAGCTGTATATAAATAGGGCAGCAGCCTCATCCGCAGCTTGATATAGTGGCGCACAACGCCTTCCACTTCCGGGAACGACCACGGCTTCGTACCATCCCCCCAAGCATTCAGCATGGCCAGAGGGGAGAAGCAGACGGTTTGCATACGACGCACCCAATCTTCAGCATTCCTCGCTCTGCGCACTTCCGGAGTCCACAGCAGACCGCTGAATGAAGAATTGCAAAGTGCCCGAATAAATTGCTTATGGTCATAAAGATCTGAGTAAAGTACGTAAGGCATCGTGGAGGCCGCAGCATTCGAAGCCCTCACCAGTCCGTAGGTTCTGCGATTTTTACTGCGAAACAGATCGTCTGTCATTTTCTGAAACATTAGCCCATACATCTGCCGCATCTGTTCGCCGTCCAGACCCGATGGGAACTTGGCATGTCCAGGGAACATCCAGGAATTGTTAGTCAATTCACTGCCGTCGCATTCATCCAGTTTGTAACCGGACACCCCGATGTTCACATGCTGCTGCTCATGCTGCTTTTTGTACAGATTTGCCGCCTCCGTCAGGGAGTAGTCAGGCGCAAGCCCCCCCCAAACCGTATGACTGCCTGAAAGCGGCTTCAGATCCGCATACAGCTCGCTCTTTGGGGATACGAAGGGATGCTCCCACAGATTCACGCGAAAGCCGTTTTGCTCCATTTTTTTCACAAATTGCTCAGGCTCAGGGAACCTGCTCTTCTCCCATTCATAAGTAACCGGATAGCTTTGGCTGTGCCAGCCTGGTTCCAGTCCGATCACATCGCATGGGAAATCATGAAGTCGGAACTGCTCCGCCTCCTCCAGGACCTGCTGCTCGCTATATAGCGTTGGAACGCGATGCCAGAAGCCCAGCCCCCACATCGGAGGCAGTACGCCGCCGCCACAATATAAATTATACCTGGACACCACGTCCGCAAGCGTAGGTCCACCAAACACATAGACGTCTGCGCCTTCAGCTGGAAGACGGATCTCCACACGTGAAGCGACCATCGTTGCTCGCCATCCCCGATCGCTATTGCGATCGCGAATCTCTTCGCTCTGCGTGTCCTCCTGCTTCATCGTGGACCCGCAATACATCGTAACGATCCGCGAAGTATCCACCCAAACGCCATATCCAAGATCGCTGATATAGAAGGGAACCGGAGCATGCGTTTCACCCGTATCCTGTTTAGGATCGCTGTTCACGCGTAAATAACGGTTTCTTCCTCGCTGATTCATCCGCAATAACTGAAGGCCTGTCCCATATAACTTCTCGGTGCGATAAAGCGGAAAGGACAGAATAAGACTGTCCCCAGCTTCCTCAAGCTGAATACGGTCCCAATCGAATGGCGGCGCCACTTGTGGCATTTGTTGCAAAGCTTTTTCTTGCGGAGAAACATTCATCCACGATAGTGGAGTGATCGACTGCGGTTTCTTGATCGTCAGGCGCCATACGCCTGGTGCTGATAATTGCCATGTCTTAGTATCCATGTCGAAATCTCCTTTCTTCTTATAGCGTCGGAACCTTAATTACTTGCGTTTGACCGGTTTCACTAGCCAGCTTTGCGTAATGGACAAGCGCTTGGGTTTTCAAATAATCCCTGCCGCTCGTTTCTGCTTCGCGCCCTTCCTGAAGGGACGCCAGAAATTCAGTCAGCGTATCCGTTTCATCCACACCGCTGAAGTCCGTAATCAACTGGACGTCTTCGCCGCGAATCACACGTATTTGCTTATCTGTCACTTCCATGGCGCCTTCCGTGCCTTCAAGCCGCCAATTGCCGCTCCACGGCGTTTCGCTCCCTCTGGAAGCAATCGAGGCGTGATAAGCAGCTGTGATGCCCCCCTCCATTTCAAGAAAGGCATAAGCATTAATACTGGCACCGTCTTCTTCCCATCCGTTAATCGGGTTGTATAGTTTGGCCTGTACACGCTTTCCTTCTTTTCCACAGAAATAACGAATCAGATCAAAATGGTGGACACCGATGTCATCCAAGATGCGTACGGTATATTTCCGCTCAACCTGATGGTATCTGTAAAACTGTATATCCATAGACGATAAGCTGCCGATGACACCTTCCTCCAAGAGCTGTTTCATCTTACGTATAATAGGCATTCTGCGATAATTCTCGGCGATCATGAAAGGCAGCTTTTCTTTTGCAGCTCGAGCAACGACCTCAATCGATTCCTCATAGTCAAACGAAATCGGCTTCTCGCACAATACAGCCAGCTTATGATCAAATGCTGCATGGTTCACCGTTGTGTGCATCATTGGTGAGGTTACGTTAACCAGAAAGTCCGCTTGCTCCTGTTGCAAGGCTTCTTCAAGTGACGTGTAGAAAGGGAACGGATCGTCATTCATCTTCGCCTTCATTGTAGGATCCACCTCAACAACAGCTGCCAATAACCCTCTATCTCGCAGACGCTTGTACCAGCTGAATCCTGCAGAACCCAAACCAACCAATATAGCCCTCATGGACAAATTACCTCCCTTGCCATAGAGATACTTACCTCTCCATCGCTTTGTTGCCTTCATTATAGGAATTATTCGATCAGTCAGATAGGATAAAATTAAGCTGGCATGTCATTTTTTACGATTTTAATCAAAAAGACTACAAACACTAGGGGTTCCGCCCTTAGATGATTGCAGTCTTTTTTTTCATTTGAA
Above is a genomic segment from Paenibacillus sp. HWE-109 containing:
- a CDS encoding PrkA family serine protein kinase, with the translated sequence MDIFKRISEHRTEKDSLSWTGTFAEYIELLRTNPGLARTAHSRVYDMIASQGINDQSGHKSYSFFNQEIFGLDRAIEKLVEEYFHSAARRLDVRKRILLLMGPVSGGKSTIVTMLKRGLEQFAKTDLGAVYAIKGCPMHEEPLHLIPLELRPEIERELGVKIEGSLCPSCQMRLKTEYNGCIEDVLVERVFISEEGRVGIGTFSPSDPKSQDIADLTGSIDFSTITEFGSESDPRAYRFDGELNKANRGIMEFQEMLKCDEKFLWNLLSLTQEGNFKAGRFALISADELIIAHTNETEYKSFISNKKNEALQSRMIVMPIPYNLRVTDEEKIYAKLISQSDMSHIHIAPHALRDAAIFSILTRLKETKKQGMDLVKKMRMYDGEIVEGYKEADLKEMQNEFQEEGMSGIDPRYVINRISSALIRQDLQCINALDVLRALKDGLDQHPSITKDERERYLNFISVARKEYDDIAKKEVQKAFVYSFEESARTIFDNYLDNIEAYCNWGKIKDPLTGEEMDPDERLMRSIEEQIGISENAKKAFREEILIRISSYSRKGRKFDYSSHERLREAIEKKLFADLKDIVKITTSSKTPDEKQLKKINDVTKQLIDEHGYCPVCANELLRYVGSLLNR
- a CDS encoding YjcZ family sporulation protein, which translates into the protein MGYTAGGCYSGGVGTSTAIVLVLFILLVIITSAFVW
- a CDS encoding YjcZ family sporulation protein, whose amino-acid sequence is MGYAAGIGTSSAAVLVLFILLVIITMTFAI
- a CDS encoding glycosyltransferase; this encodes MSSRPLRILHQISHMNQDSAQSFIMKVYRNMDRSKVQFDFVVHTQNPSDYDEEIRALGGRIFHLGKPYHAGRFGYLFDLKAIIQQEGPFQAIHSHNMDASGFTLLIARFLGIPIRIAHSHSLREATFSISQNKMSRWFKKNMIRRLATSWVGSSQTASQALFGFQWMNDKRGKMLRNGIDLSLYTNRITTCVSLREQLKIPLDEPIVGHIGRFSAVKNHRYLIEVFEELLYRLPNARLILIGDGALRPQIEAILEQKGIQNRVHLLGIREDIAELLQEIDVLALPSFEDGLPMILIEAQAAGVPCVVSDALPDEANLKAGFFAFLSLEQDAAIWAQWLLKAIRSDRASEEIRIRAVQQAGYDIKEAATELEGVYMAQIG
- a CDS encoding cache domain-containing sensor histidine kinase produces the protein MKIRGFTKKVFVYFMIVIIVSLGSVGIFSYMITSGELEEMVENQMNQIVGNAVHHTDIYFKDYERSIVSILTNRQVMEFIDLPSTREAYDFYTYRNTIREISVDPLFIRNPKLASVYLISDKQNAVYYYNGVTEQSFNGEDIRKQMAYFLANTSADGQLSILNHTIIAGQENQMLTMVRRIRGFTSPELSGLLAIEMRSADLSALWKGIDLGKYGYLFIIDDNGNYVYHPDRKKVGSNVPAAFVEKLKQADSRAFIDASEGDQRMYLSRKSDYSGWQLVVSMPLHELRKPLSNIRSTTLVVGIFTLALAILLAYRFGKSIAKPIQVLKSGMRETEKGNWATIPLPPHRDEIVELIVRYNLMVKRLSEAVDRVVQVELSNSEIRMERQKAEFQSLQLQINPHFMYNTLETIICYATIQDSEEISEIVKALAYMLRYSVQTNLEEITVANELKHVLYYLVVLKHRIGREFEIDVAIKPEFLLHVMVRLTLQPLIENVFQHAFPEGLEEYHLIRIDGGIKDGVFWISVEDNGAGMPEAKLRQIQKKLNANRLADGEIDETGVKGGIGVLNVHRRIQMVYGEAYGLRVESWPEQGTKMIMRMPSMT
- a CDS encoding response regulator transcription factor encodes the protein MHVLIVDDEPVIRRGLLKMAELYAPAFSKIQTAENGEAALGLIRASEPDLVLTDVRMPKMDGLELCKIIYEEFPHIKTVVISGYSDFEYAQKSVNYGVRHYLLKPVTKSDVHEMLDQLIKKPARSYIPPSRYIEWIDQMEQQIWALQIEELNSLMLRWRDYCLSVNVSLAQLKELLDDCNGILVKRLQSRSYSPDSVPVHLQADSVKEALDTFEKGLHDMIKGLLAVRSGHFKDPMEEAKAFIDSNLSKEITLDQVAAMVGLTPTYFSSLFKKITHETFVQYRINKRMTKAQEMLAIPYVRIVDVAADVGYDDYPHFTKTFKKIVGVTPTEYRARLGIR
- a CDS encoding flavin monoamine oxidase family protein, with the protein product MLIGRFPERIVVIGAGMAGLVCTLELMKQGYNVRLLEANSQPGGRIYTMRDQFADGLFCEMGAAFIGAHHFLTLHYAQQAGVQLINLPAPNGSLSYINGRLIIDSPAEPAWWPVSLTAEERTLGYAGMLEKYLKPGLNATGDPSLPGWPTKQAVLLDSMTMEEYLKSQGASSGAIKLFEIGYMQMLGDGIRKVSALQRLLDLKMASSGRNTQTIAGGMDQLPKKLALTIGSNISYGCAVTHIEHSNKGVTIQYTNSGEVFTICCDRVIVAIPSTVLRTIHFSPPLSKEKNDVIQNQLSTSVTRTVIQSRTRFWNNLSSFTTVNTDLKIGWLLDATFTQTTSRRGLICSYSSGESARELSKAGNFHSAVSEIKQVLPELSHYYEGGTVFSWDHNPYSRGAYAWYKPKQMNRMLPTLSAEQGRIYFAGDSTSLFPGWIEGAISSALRAVNQIISSRLS